The following are encoded together in the Anaerostipes caccae L1-92 genome:
- the argH gene encoding argininosuccinate lyase has translation MAQLWGGRFTKETDQLVYNFNASIGFDQKFYRQDIEGSIAHVTMLESIGVLSAAERDQIVGGLNSILSDIESGTIEITSEYEDIHSFVEANLIDRIGDAGKKLHTGRSRNDQVALDMKLYTRDEITSLKELLKDLMENLHQIMKDNLDTFMPGFTHLQKAQPVTLAHHAGAYMEMFKRDYSRLTDIYERMNYCPLGSGALAGTTYPLDRKMTADLLDFYGPTLNSMDSVSDRDYIIELLSALSTVMMHLSRFSEEIIIWNSNEYQFVSIDDGFSTGSSIMPQKKNPDIAELVRGKTGRVYAALNSILTTMKGIPLAYNKDMQEDKEYTFDAIDTVKGCLSLFTGMIKTMTFHKDRMENSAKNGFTNATDAADYLVNHGVPFRDAHGIVGQLVLLCIEKGISLDELSLEEYQEISPAFAEDIYDAISMKTCVEKRNTIGAPGQDAMKKVIKINEAYLKEL, from the coding sequence ATGGCACAATTATGGGGTGGCAGGTTCACCAAGGAAACCGACCAGCTGGTTTACAACTTCAATGCATCCATCGGATTTGACCAGAAATTTTACCGTCAGGATATCGAGGGCAGCATTGCACACGTTACGATGCTTGAAAGTATCGGTGTCCTCTCAGCGGCTGAGAGAGACCAGATCGTCGGCGGTTTAAACAGTATCCTCTCAGACATCGAGTCAGGAACCATTGAGATCACAAGTGAGTATGAAGACATTCACAGTTTTGTGGAAGCCAATTTAATCGACCGCATCGGCGATGCCGGAAAGAAGCTTCACACCGGAAGGAGCCGAAACGATCAGGTGGCTCTGGACATGAAACTTTATACCAGAGACGAAATCACTTCTCTCAAGGAACTTTTAAAGGATCTTATGGAAAATCTGCATCAGATCATGAAAGACAATCTTGATACATTTATGCCCGGCTTTACCCATCTGCAAAAGGCACAGCCGGTGACACTTGCCCATCACGCGGGCGCTTATATGGAGATGTTCAAAAGGGACTACTCCCGCCTTACCGATATCTATGAGAGAATGAATTACTGTCCGTTAGGTTCCGGAGCACTCGCCGGGACAACCTATCCGCTGGACAGAAAAATGACCGCAGATCTTCTGGACTTTTACGGGCCAACCTTAAACAGCATGGATTCTGTTTCCGACCGGGATTATATCATAGAACTATTATCTGCTCTTTCCACTGTTATGATGCATTTGAGCCGGTTCAGTGAAGAGATCATTATATGGAACTCCAATGAATACCAGTTTGTGTCCATCGACGATGGCTTCAGTACCGGAAGCAGCATTATGCCGCAGAAGAAAAACCCGGATATCGCAGAGCTGGTACGCGGAAAGACCGGCCGTGTCTATGCGGCTCTTAATTCCATCCTCACGACTATGAAGGGAATTCCGCTGGCCTATAACAAAGACATGCAGGAAGATAAAGAATATACTTTCGATGCCATTGATACGGTAAAAGGCTGTTTAAGCCTGTTCACAGGAATGATAAAGACGATGACGTTTCATAAAGACCGCATGGAAAACAGCGCAAAGAACGGCTTTACCAACGCCACCGATGCAGCGGATTATCTGGTAAACCACGGAGTTCCTTTCCGGGACGCTCACGGTATCGTAGGTCAGCTGGTGCTTTTATGTATTGAAAAAGGCATTTCCCTAGATGAGCTCTCTCTTGAGGAATATCAGGAGATCAGCCCTGCCTTTGCGGAAGATATTTATGATGCGATCAGCATGAAGACCTGCGTAGAAAAGCGAAATACCATCGGAGCTCCGGGACAGGATGCGATGAAAAAAGTAATCAAAATAAACGAAGCATATTTAAAGGAATTGTAA
- a CDS encoding putative ABC transporter permease: MERRLKIEKHLILFVLGGMGYFFLEVLVRGYSHYTMFLCGGACFLCIGLLNESVKIKMSFVSQMVLSTFIITGLELITGLIVNVWLGWDIWDYSDLPYNFKGQICLLYSVLWFFASSVAIVMDDFLRYKLFHEEKPHYKIL; encoded by the coding sequence ATGGAACGAAGATTAAAAATAGAAAAGCATTTAATTTTATTTGTTTTGGGCGGGATGGGATATTTCTTCCTGGAAGTTTTAGTGAGGGGATATTCCCATTATACGATGTTCCTGTGCGGAGGAGCCTGTTTTTTGTGCATCGGGCTTTTAAACGAGAGTGTAAAGATCAAGATGAGCTTTGTAAGCCAGATGGTTCTCTCTACGTTTATTATCACAGGGCTTGAGCTGATCACGGGGCTGATCGTTAACGTATGGCTTGGCTGGGATATTTGGGATTACTCTGATCTGCCATATAATTTTAAAGGGCAGATCTGCCTTTTGTACTCGGTGCTCTGGTTTTTTGCGTCCAGCGTGGCGATTGTCATGGATGATTTTTTAAGGTATAAACTGTTTCATGAAGAAAAACCTCATTACAAAATCCTTTGA
- a CDS encoding ankyrin repeat domain-containing protein: MKKIPTVHKKLAAVLLFVLLVGCFLTGVLYISGKKTAKKSVYKNGTVQYNIFYNNKEEIRRMVKQGFDLNDPDQSAANTPLLMAIDALDRNRMYGMVEFLIGQGAEVNADYSAENDIVFRRRTPLYEAISFGDRKLLSQLLKAGADAAYQDKDGTTPLMFACYMANGNVDQNSVDIIRSLLYAGADPSAVNKDGKTAEDYFEMGRKNIEAEMKNSRLTDEEKKQSRRYLGKIRVLLDRAVVSRR, translated from the coding sequence ATGAAAAAAATACCGACAGTACATAAAAAATTGGCAGCTGTCCTGCTGTTTGTCTTATTGGTGGGCTGTTTTCTGACGGGTGTTCTATATATATCCGGAAAAAAAACAGCCAAAAAATCTGTATATAAAAATGGAACGGTCCAATACAATATTTTCTATAATAACAAGGAAGAAATCAGACGGATGGTAAAGCAGGGCTTTGATCTGAATGACCCTGATCAATCTGCAGCCAATACCCCTCTGCTTATGGCGATTGATGCTCTCGACCGGAACCGGATGTACGGTATGGTGGAATTTTTGATCGGGCAGGGGGCAGAAGTGAATGCGGATTATTCTGCAGAAAATGATATTGTCTTTCGCCGCAGGACTCCGCTCTATGAGGCCATCTCCTTCGGAGACCGAAAGCTGCTCAGTCAGCTTTTGAAGGCCGGGGCAGATGCGGCTTATCAGGATAAAGACGGGACAACGCCGCTGATGTTTGCCTGCTATATGGCAAATGGAAACGTAGATCAAAACTCGGTGGATATCATCCGGAGTCTTCTGTATGCTGGTGCTGATCCGTCTGCCGTAAATAAAGACGGAAAAACAGCCGAGGACTATTTTGAAATGGGACGAAAGAACATAGAAGCCGAGATGAAAAACAGCCGCTTAACCGACGAAGAGAAGAAACAGAGCCGGCGGTATCTGGGAAAGATCCGGGTTCTGCTGGACCGTGCGGTCGTCAGCCGGCGATAG
- a CDS encoding DNA topoisomerase III: protein MKKQLVIAEKPSVARDIARVLGCRQKGSSFMEGDQYIVTWALGHLVTLADPEQYGNQYKQWSMDTLPMMPKQWKLVVIGKTSRQFQSVKKLIFREDVSDIIIATDAGREGELVARWILLKAGNKKPVKRLWISSVTDKAIREGFSRLKPGKEYENLYHAAVARAEADWMVGINATRALTCKYNAQLSCGRVQTPTLAMIAEREEEIRSFRPKNFYGLKAVSHGLTFTWKEHKSGSSQSFDRERIEKIRKAADGAPLLVQRVSKKPKKTYAPALYNLTDLQTDANKRFGFSAKQTLNLMQSLYEHHKVLTYPRTDSRYLTADMADTIKERLKAVSVGPYKQWTAKLMTKPVKASASFIDDGRVSDHHAIIPTEQPVFLSDMSFEERKIFDLVVKRFLAVLSPACEYEQTSVSGKIQGETFEARGTVMVKAGWKDLYREEDDKDDSLPQEKLKIFKEGMNVKVNSLKITEGKTSPPARYTEGTLISKMERQGLGTVATRADIIEKLFSSFLLEKNGNEVTVTAKAKQLLKLVPEDLRKAELTAQWERRLTAIAEGREDDRKFMGEISGYTRQIIDEIKHADGTFRHENLTRQKCPECGKFMLKVKGKHGTFLVCQDRECGYRKTLSRTTNARCPVCHKKMEMVGDGDAQKFVCVCGHKEKLSAFKERKKKEGAGVSKKEVNRYLKKQQKEAQEPINNAFADALAKLKL from the coding sequence ATGAAAAAACAATTAGTAATCGCAGAGAAACCTTCGGTGGCAAGGGATATCGCCAGAGTTTTGGGATGCAGGCAGAAGGGATCTTCCTTTATGGAGGGGGATCAGTACATCGTGACCTGGGCACTGGGTCATCTGGTGACTCTGGCAGATCCGGAACAGTATGGGAATCAGTATAAGCAGTGGAGCATGGATACCCTTCCGATGATGCCAAAACAGTGGAAACTCGTGGTGATCGGGAAGACGTCCAGACAGTTTCAGTCTGTCAAAAAGCTGATCTTCAGGGAGGATGTGTCAGATATTATCATCGCGACAGATGCGGGGCGCGAGGGCGAACTGGTGGCCCGGTGGATTCTCTTAAAAGCAGGGAATAAAAAGCCGGTAAAACGGCTGTGGATTTCATCGGTCACGGACAAAGCTATCCGGGAGGGATTTTCGAGGCTGAAACCGGGAAAAGAATATGAAAACCTTTATCACGCGGCTGTGGCAAGGGCAGAGGCGGACTGGATGGTAGGAATCAATGCAACGAGGGCACTGACCTGCAAGTATAACGCCCAATTATCCTGCGGCAGGGTACAGACTCCTACGCTTGCCATGATCGCGGAAAGAGAAGAGGAGATCCGCAGTTTCCGGCCGAAGAACTTTTACGGACTGAAAGCTGTCAGCCATGGCCTGACATTTACGTGGAAAGAACATAAGTCAGGGAGCAGTCAGAGTTTTGACAGGGAAAGAATAGAAAAAATAAGGAAAGCGGCGGACGGAGCACCTCTACTTGTTCAGAGGGTATCAAAAAAGCCGAAGAAAACCTATGCGCCTGCCCTCTACAATCTGACAGACCTTCAGACTGACGCAAACAAACGATTCGGATTTTCTGCCAAGCAGACGCTGAATCTGATGCAGAGTCTCTATGAGCACCACAAGGTCCTGACTTATCCGAGGACGGATTCCAGATATCTGACTGCCGACATGGCAGATACCATAAAAGAGCGTCTGAAAGCCGTGAGTGTGGGCCCATACAAGCAGTGGACCGCAAAGCTTATGACAAAACCGGTCAAGGCCTCGGCTTCGTTTATCGATGACGGCAGGGTATCGGACCATCATGCTATCATTCCGACAGAACAGCCGGTATTTCTGAGTGATATGAGTTTTGAGGAGCGGAAGATATTTGATCTGGTAGTGAAACGTTTTCTCGCTGTTTTGTCACCGGCCTGTGAATATGAGCAGACGTCTGTTTCCGGAAAAATCCAGGGAGAGACATTTGAGGCAAGAGGAACGGTCATGGTCAAAGCCGGATGGAAAGATCTTTATCGGGAAGAGGACGACAAAGATGATTCCCTGCCTCAGGAAAAACTAAAAATCTTCAAAGAGGGTATGAATGTGAAGGTGAACTCTTTAAAGATCACGGAAGGGAAGACCAGTCCGCCTGCCCGGTATACGGAAGGAACCCTGATTTCCAAAATGGAGCGGCAGGGCCTGGGCACGGTGGCCACCAGAGCGGATATTATTGAAAAGCTGTTTTCCAGTTTCCTTCTTGAAAAGAATGGGAATGAAGTTACGGTTACTGCAAAGGCAAAGCAGCTCTTAAAGCTGGTTCCGGAGGACTTAAGAAAAGCAGAACTGACAGCCCAGTGGGAGCGCAGACTCACGGCGATTGCCGAGGGCAGGGAAGACGACAGAAAGTTCATGGGAGAAATCAGCGGTTATACGAGACAGATCATTGATGAGATCAAACATGCCGACGGAACATTCCGCCATGAAAATCTTACCCGGCAGAAGTGTCCGGAATGCGGAAAATTTATGCTGAAAGTAAAAGGGAAACACGGTACATTTCTCGTGTGTCAGGACCGGGAATGCGGATACAGAAAAACACTTTCAAGGACAACCAACGCCAGATGCCCTGTCTGCCATAAAAAGATGGAGA
- a CDS encoding class I SAM-dependent methyltransferase produces MKRDSYESIERTKKGFEESFKSGTFYNEQTQDQNHLELILNFLNISPGMNVLDLGTGTGYLAFPIAGKYPEAEVTGLDIVENALNHNRKRSETEGLRNLIFLSYDGLAFPFADETFDLVITRYALHHFPQIADTFHEINRVLKPNGKLFLADPAPNDNDDKRFVDAYMQMKKDGHIKFYTKEEWLKLGELTGLQFADSFETQIRFPKKKENAPEFDEIIHRFDQQVIAGYDIEITESEIWITEKVNNLLFQKRNGENL; encoded by the coding sequence GTGAAACGTGATTCATATGAGAGCATAGAACGTACAAAAAAAGGATTTGAAGAAAGTTTTAAGTCAGGAACCTTTTACAATGAACAGACTCAGGACCAAAATCATCTGGAGTTGATCCTAAATTTCCTGAATATAAGCCCTGGAATGAATGTTCTTGATCTCGGCACAGGGACAGGCTATCTGGCTTTTCCCATTGCCGGGAAATATCCGGAAGCCGAAGTTACCGGACTGGACATCGTGGAAAACGCATTGAATCATAACAGAAAAAGGTCTGAAACCGAGGGCTTAAGAAATCTGATTTTTTTAAGTTATGACGGTCTTGCCTTCCCTTTTGCCGATGAGACATTTGATCTGGTTATTACCCGGTACGCTCTGCATCATTTTCCGCAAATCGCCGATACTTTCCATGAAATCAACAGGGTATTGAAACCAAACGGAAAATTATTTCTTGCCGATCCCGCTCCGAATGATAATGATGACAAACGGTTTGTGGATGCATATATGCAGATGAAAAAAGACGGACATATCAAGTTCTATACAAAAGAGGAGTGGCTTAAACTCGGCGAATTGACAGGATTACAGTTTGCAGACAGCTTTGAAACCCAAATACGGTTTCCTAAGAAAAAGGAGAATGCTCCGGAGTTTGATGAAATAATACACCGGTTCGATCAGCAGGTCATTGCCGGATACGATATCGAAATCACAGAAAGTGAAATCTGGATCACTGAGAAAGTAAACAATCTTTTGTTTCAAAAAAGAAATGGAGAAAATCTGTAA